Proteins encoded within one genomic window of Hahella chejuensis KCTC 2396:
- a CDS encoding efflux RND transporter periplasmic adaptor subunit — MFSRTLNGALAAALLGSCIAAPTYAAGKPPTAVVAASVQSAPYYDKIEALGTVNANESVNITPKITEKVVSVHFDDGASVKRGDLLIKLDDEEEQANLRSTLAVQAERESAYRRAQELYNRRVGSEADLDAARARVDQSQAEIEAIRTRIAAHQITAPFNGVLGLRHISVGALVEPSDVLTTLDDLSVVKVDFAIPSVFLANLKPGLKVEAETSAYPGQTFTGELKSISPRVDPVTRTVQARAAFNNPGRMLLTGMLLQLDLQSRPRTALVIPESAISTVGTSHYVFLVTAGETSKAQRRQVDIGSRKAGKVEILQGLNEGDLVVSHGLVKISDGAAVKVIAVDDGALNVAKLLQGEQQAEQTE; from the coding sequence ATGTTTTCACGAACGCTGAACGGGGCGCTGGCAGCAGCCCTGCTTGGTAGCTGTATCGCAGCGCCAACATACGCCGCCGGCAAACCGCCCACTGCCGTCGTCGCCGCCTCCGTGCAATCCGCGCCCTATTACGACAAAATCGAAGCCCTCGGCACCGTCAACGCCAACGAGTCGGTGAACATCACCCCGAAGATCACAGAGAAAGTCGTCAGCGTCCATTTTGACGACGGCGCCAGCGTCAAACGCGGCGACTTGTTGATCAAACTGGACGACGAGGAAGAACAGGCCAATCTGCGTTCGACGCTGGCGGTGCAGGCGGAACGGGAAAGCGCCTATCGTCGCGCTCAGGAGCTTTACAACCGCCGCGTCGGCAGCGAGGCGGATTTGGATGCTGCCCGCGCCCGCGTGGATCAAAGTCAGGCGGAAATCGAGGCCATTCGCACCCGCATCGCAGCCCATCAGATTACCGCGCCGTTCAACGGCGTACTTGGCTTGCGCCATATCAGCGTGGGCGCGCTGGTGGAGCCCAGTGACGTATTGACCACCCTGGATGACCTCAGCGTCGTCAAAGTGGACTTCGCCATCCCTTCCGTTTTTCTCGCCAACCTGAAGCCAGGGTTAAAAGTGGAAGCTGAAACCAGCGCTTATCCCGGCCAGACATTCACAGGCGAACTTAAGAGTATTTCTCCCCGTGTCGACCCGGTCACACGCACCGTGCAGGCGCGGGCCGCCTTCAATAACCCGGGGCGCATGCTACTGACCGGCATGTTGCTGCAACTGGACCTGCAATCACGCCCGCGCACCGCTCTGGTGATACCGGAAAGCGCCATCTCAACGGTGGGAACCTCCCATTACGTTTTTCTGGTCACCGCAGGCGAAACATCGAAAGCGCAACGCCGACAGGTGGACATCGGCTCACGCAAAGCCGGCAAGGTGGAGATTCTGCAAGGCCTGAACGAAGGCGATCTGGTGGTCAGCCACGGATTGGTGAAAATCTCCGACGGCGCCGCAGTGAAAGTCATTGCGGTGGATGACGGCGCGCTCAACGTCGCCAAGCTCTTGCAAGGCGAACAGCAGGCGGAACAAACCGAATGA
- a CDS encoding efflux RND transporter permease subunit → MMLSDLSVKRPVFASVIGLLLIAFGYLCFERLPLREYPAIDPPVVSVTTDYPGAAANVVETRITEVIEERISGVQGIVSISSQSSNGRSRITIEFDIGRDIDAATNDIRDRVSRIADNLPAEAEPPDIAKEDSSDDVILWLNLSATNMTVPELTDYANRYLVDRLSVLDGVARVRVGGGKVYAMRIWLDRSAMAARRITVTDIEGALRAENVELPAGSIESRDTQFTVRTERNFHTPEDFRKLVIGAGQDGYLIRLGDVAKVELGSVEERGIFRGNGETMVGVGVTKQSTANVLDVARAVQAQAKRINPTLPEGMTLQASYDSSVFVEGAINEVVKTLFIAIGLVILVIWAFLRDLRATLVPAVTVPISLIATFCALYAFDFTINMFTLLALVLAIGMVVDDAIVVLENIYRRMHEHNETRLVASFRGSRQIGFAVIATTMVLIAVFVPIAFLQGDIGRLFSEFALTLAAAVAFSSVIALTLSPALASKILPSDDKAQGLSEGGHFFHKVQHVYGRILAGCLKVRWLFVILMLAICAGSAWLYKDLPEEYAPKEDRGAFFILVNGPEGATYDYMLDYMNEIERRLMKFVDSGEAQRVLVRAPRGFGNIENFNSGFALVALSPWGERRSAWDIMDDVRKSLSDLPGVRAFPVMRQGFGGGISKPVQFVIGGGTYEELAEWRDILSKEIDASNPGLAGVDFDYKETRPYLSVQINYDRAADLGVKVQDIGRTLESVLGGRTVTTYLDNGQEYDVIVEGERDAQRTPASIQNIYVRSQRSGELIPLSSVVTLREFADSSNLNRFNRLRAITLEANLEDSLTLGKALSYLENLVETQLPAHAQIDYKGQSADFREAGTALATTLVLGILIVFLVLAAQFESYVHPFVIMLTVPLAVAGGMLGLYITGNSLNLYTQIGLIMLVGLAAKNGILIVEFTNQLRDQGLTFDNALVEASMARLRPILMTAVTTIAGAVPLMLSDGPGSETRSVIGIVILWGVSAATLFTVFIVPVAYSLLARKTRSPKAVEKQLEEELKLHEDHAIEHLAD, encoded by the coding sequence ATGATGCTCTCAGACCTCTCCGTCAAACGCCCGGTGTTCGCTTCGGTCATCGGGCTGTTGCTGATCGCCTTCGGTTATCTCTGCTTTGAGCGTCTGCCGTTACGGGAGTATCCCGCCATCGACCCGCCGGTGGTGAGCGTCACCACCGACTATCCCGGGGCCGCCGCCAATGTGGTGGAAACCCGCATCACTGAAGTGATCGAAGAACGCATCTCCGGCGTCCAGGGCATCGTGTCGATTTCTTCCCAGTCCAGCAACGGACGCTCCCGCATCACCATAGAATTCGACATCGGCCGCGACATTGACGCCGCCACCAATGACATTCGCGACCGCGTCTCCCGCATCGCCGACAACCTGCCCGCCGAAGCGGAACCGCCGGACATCGCCAAAGAAGACAGCAGCGACGATGTGATCCTGTGGTTGAACCTGTCCGCCACCAACATGACCGTGCCGGAGCTGACCGACTACGCCAACCGCTATCTGGTGGACCGCCTGTCGGTACTGGACGGCGTCGCCCGCGTGCGCGTCGGCGGCGGCAAGGTTTACGCCATGCGCATCTGGCTGGATCGCAGCGCCATGGCGGCGCGGCGCATCACAGTGACGGATATTGAAGGCGCGCTGCGGGCGGAAAACGTAGAGTTGCCAGCCGGCAGCATCGAATCCCGGGACACCCAGTTCACCGTACGCACCGAGCGCAATTTCCATACCCCGGAAGACTTTCGCAAGCTGGTGATCGGCGCTGGACAGGACGGCTACCTCATTCGCCTCGGCGACGTGGCCAAGGTGGAGCTGGGCTCCGTCGAGGAGCGGGGAATCTTTCGCGGCAACGGCGAAACCATGGTTGGCGTGGGCGTCACCAAACAATCCACCGCCAATGTGCTGGATGTGGCGCGGGCGGTGCAGGCCCAGGCCAAACGCATCAACCCGACGTTGCCGGAAGGCATGACTCTGCAGGCCAGTTACGACTCTTCCGTTTTCGTGGAAGGGGCCATCAATGAAGTGGTGAAGACCCTGTTTATCGCCATCGGGCTGGTTATCCTGGTGATCTGGGCGTTCCTGCGCGACCTGCGCGCCACCCTTGTGCCGGCGGTAACCGTGCCGATTTCCCTGATCGCCACTTTCTGCGCTCTGTACGCCTTCGACTTCACCATCAACATGTTCACCCTGCTGGCGCTGGTGCTGGCTATCGGGATGGTGGTGGACGACGCCATTGTCGTGCTGGAGAACATTTATCGTCGCATGCACGAGCATAACGAAACGCGATTGGTGGCGTCATTCCGCGGCAGTCGTCAAATTGGCTTCGCCGTTATCGCCACCACTATGGTGCTGATCGCCGTATTCGTGCCGATCGCCTTCCTGCAGGGCGATATCGGCCGCCTGTTTTCTGAGTTCGCCCTGACTCTGGCCGCCGCGGTGGCGTTCTCCAGCGTCATCGCCCTCACCCTGTCCCCGGCGTTGGCTTCGAAGATTCTGCCCAGTGACGACAAGGCCCAGGGGCTGAGCGAAGGCGGTCATTTCTTCCATAAAGTACAGCATGTCTACGGCAGGATTCTGGCGGGTTGTCTCAAGGTGCGCTGGTTGTTCGTTATCCTGATGCTGGCGATTTGCGCCGGCTCCGCCTGGCTGTATAAAGATTTGCCGGAGGAGTATGCGCCCAAAGAAGACCGCGGCGCGTTCTTTATTCTGGTGAACGGCCCGGAAGGCGCGACCTACGACTACATGCTCGACTACATGAATGAGATTGAACGTCGCCTGATGAAGTTCGTCGACTCTGGTGAAGCGCAACGAGTGCTGGTGCGGGCCCCACGCGGGTTCGGCAATATTGAGAACTTCAACTCGGGATTCGCCCTGGTGGCGCTGAGTCCCTGGGGAGAACGCCGCTCCGCCTGGGACATCATGGACGATGTGCGCAAATCTCTATCGGACTTGCCGGGCGTACGCGCCTTCCCAGTCATGCGGCAGGGGTTCGGCGGCGGCATCTCCAAGCCGGTGCAGTTTGTCATCGGCGGCGGCACTTATGAGGAACTGGCGGAATGGCGCGATATTCTGTCCAAGGAAATCGACGCCTCCAATCCCGGCCTCGCCGGCGTGGACTTCGATTACAAGGAAACCCGCCCTTACCTGTCCGTGCAGATCAACTATGATCGCGCCGCCGATCTGGGGGTAAAAGTGCAGGATATCGGCCGCACGCTGGAGTCTGTTCTCGGCGGCCGCACCGTCACCACCTATCTGGATAACGGTCAGGAATACGACGTCATTGTGGAGGGCGAACGCGACGCCCAGCGCACCCCCGCCAGCATCCAGAACATCTATGTGCGATCACAGCGCAGCGGCGAGTTGATCCCTCTTTCCAGCGTGGTGACCCTGCGCGAATTCGCCGACTCCAGCAATCTCAATCGCTTCAATCGACTGCGCGCCATCACTCTGGAAGCCAATCTGGAGGACTCCCTTACCCTGGGCAAAGCGCTGAGCTATCTGGAAAATCTGGTGGAAACCCAGCTTCCCGCTCACGCCCAGATTGACTACAAAGGCCAGTCAGCCGATTTCCGCGAAGCGGGAACCGCGCTGGCGACCACATTGGTATTGGGCATACTGATTGTATTCCTGGTATTGGCGGCGCAATTCGAAAGCTACGTGCACCCGTTCGTGATCATGCTGACCGTGCCGTTGGCGGTAGCGGGCGGCATGCTCGGACTCTACATTACCGGCAATTCGCTTAACCTGTACACGCAGATAGGCTTGATCATGCTGGTGGGTCTCGCGGCGAAAAACGGCATTTTAATCGTAGAGTTCACCAACCAGCTACGCGATCAGGGGCTCACTTTCGATAACGCCCTGGTGGAAGCGTCCATGGCCCGTCTCAGGCCGATTCTGATGACAGCGGTGACCACCATCGCCGGCGCTGTGCCGTTAATGCTGTCCGACGGTCCCGGCTCGGAAACCCGCTCAGTCATCGGCATCGTCATCCTCTGGGGCGTCTCCGCCGCCACCCTGTTTACGGTGTTCATCGTTCCTGTGGCGTACAGCCTGCTGGCCCGCAAAACCCGTTCGCCCAAAGCGGTGGAAAAACAGCTGGAGGAAGAACTCAAGCTGCATGAAGACCACGCCATAGAGCATCTGGCGGATTAG
- a CDS encoding SMI1/KNR4 family protein codes for MSWAHEIKEKYRCIDENLDNSVLGASDKEINELQDAVGKKLPEDYVSFLEVFGVNDGGLLSSIPAFTDVKNLILTYEEIDEFPEDFPEGDWMIVGAGHAGIDLAMNVSNGLVHYSSCGDIGQFYADSFKKLVCQKAYVKYEILSDAESAHISSPVKSVEECLKCSNKNETYKEISRMLKEFGPPVDDLCDQIRIVGEGGNIKYFAEITEQGGLMLYFGGYGANKAAQRYAKIIGANIN; via the coding sequence ATGAGCTGGGCGCATGAAATAAAAGAAAAGTATCGCTGTATTGACGAAAATCTAGATAATTCGGTGCTAGGTGCTAGCGATAAAGAAATTAATGAACTACAAGATGCTGTCGGGAAGAAACTCCCGGAGGATTATGTAAGTTTTCTTGAAGTTTTTGGAGTAAACGATGGCGGGCTGTTAAGTAGTATTCCAGCATTTACGGATGTGAAAAACCTAATTCTAACTTATGAGGAAATTGACGAATTTCCTGAGGATTTCCCTGAAGGTGATTGGATGATTGTTGGTGCAGGACATGCAGGAATTGATCTTGCAATGAACGTATCTAATGGTCTTGTTCATTATAGTAGTTGTGGTGATATTGGGCAGTTCTATGCTGATAGTTTTAAAAAGTTAGTGTGTCAAAAAGCCTATGTGAAATACGAAATATTAAGTGATGCAGAAAGCGCGCATATATCATCTCCGGTTAAATCTGTTGAAGAGTGCCTGAAATGTTCTAATAAAAATGAAACATATAAAGAAATTAGCAGAATGTTGAAGGAGTTTGGTCCTCCTGTAGATGATTTGTGTGATCAGATTAGGATTGTTGGAGAAGGGGGAAATATAAAGTATTTCGCTGAGATTACTGAGCAAGGAGGACTAATGCTGTACTTTGGTGGTTATGGAGCTAATAAGGCGGCACAGAGATATGCGAAGATTATTGGGGCAAATATAAATTGA
- a CDS encoding DUF4123 domain-containing protein produces the protein MPTNDASLYEKPTLKTFKGCCPGYRHYYALIDCASNDGLYPAITQSSCDSSTLFWPKVGEELKAASPHIVELKEGSFSNWLFEETWGKSWGIFLASNKPMPDLVRHFRRIAKVRGPNNENWYFRYCDPRFLGALLPSCDLTQINKIMGDIGAFWMEGDEPSFSRRYRRRGIELEVRTSNDTGAEVDLYITDLSKHPESSGLGMKIRPDQRDLLAKVSADAYVRRMVKLFKRRYTKKLQPLNDNELFVRFEAAIKQAQSIGATIRQDAFFFLNICVLYGWDFMDNKSLSWIRSDYLENRNFGSLSRRLEALYYYCRSQPIMEEVLA, from the coding sequence ATGCCCACTAATGATGCGAGTTTATACGAAAAGCCGACACTAAAAACCTTCAAAGGGTGTTGTCCTGGTTATCGACATTATTATGCGCTGATTGATTGTGCCAGTAATGATGGACTATATCCTGCGATTACCCAGAGCTCCTGCGATAGTTCTACTCTTTTTTGGCCAAAGGTTGGTGAGGAATTAAAAGCTGCATCTCCTCATATAGTCGAGCTGAAGGAAGGCAGCTTCAGCAACTGGTTGTTTGAAGAAACGTGGGGAAAAAGTTGGGGGATTTTTTTAGCAAGCAATAAGCCCATGCCTGATCTGGTGCGACATTTTCGGCGAATTGCTAAAGTTCGCGGTCCCAATAATGAGAACTGGTACTTTAGGTATTGTGATCCACGCTTTCTCGGTGCACTACTGCCAAGCTGCGATTTGACGCAGATAAACAAAATTATGGGAGATATTGGCGCTTTCTGGATGGAGGGTGACGAGCCTTCGTTTTCTCGTCGGTATCGGCGCAGGGGTATTGAGCTTGAAGTGCGTACTAGTAATGACACAGGAGCAGAGGTCGATTTATACATAACTGACCTTAGCAAACATCCCGAATCTAGTGGTCTGGGAATGAAAATTAGACCAGATCAACGGGATCTTTTGGCCAAAGTTAGTGCGGACGCATATGTTCGGCGAATGGTAAAACTGTTCAAGAGGCGTTATACGAAAAAGCTACAGCCTTTGAATGACAATGAGCTTTTTGTGCGTTTTGAGGCTGCAATCAAGCAGGCCCAAAGTATCGGCGCCACTATTCGCCAAGATGCCTTCTTCTTTCTCAATATCTGCGTGCTTTATGGTTGGGATTTTATGGATAACAAGTCCTTGTCCTGGATTCGCTCTGATTATCTTGAGAATAGAAACTTTGGCTCCTTGAGCCGCCGCCTGGAAGCGCTTTATTACTACTGTAGAAGTCAGCCAATAATGGAAGAAGTACTAGCATGA
- a CDS encoding immunity protein Tsi6 family protein, whose protein sequence is MNKKETLCEAIAINEERLKLTPDFEIYHSIARQLNYLLAIVDGKEKDESKLDKIILGHFAVREFEESDPELSQILKKCQNIAFDLELES, encoded by the coding sequence ATGAATAAAAAAGAAACACTATGCGAAGCTATAGCAATAAATGAAGAAAGGCTTAAGCTAACGCCGGATTTTGAAATTTACCATAGTATAGCTAGGCAACTTAATTATTTGCTTGCGATAGTTGATGGAAAGGAAAAAGATGAAAGTAAGCTAGATAAGATAATTCTTGGGCATTTTGCTGTTAGAGAGTTTGAAGAGTCTGATCCAGAGTTGTCGCAAATTTTAAAGAAGTGTCAGAATATTGCATTTGATTTGGAGTTAGAAAGCTAA
- a CDS encoding RHS repeat domain-containing protein, with protein sequence MTNAEGEVVWSARYKAYGNLALQDVEDVQNPLRFQGQYYDEETGLHYNRRRYYDPSAARFINQDPVGLLGGDNNYQYAPNPTGWVDPYGLTCKENSWNQFQKDTKGHFANSTEAAKSYQKMKEVEGMPRGSKPDDPASYLPQSYIDSYKQKFASEGGAFIVVESWTIGSRHSTLPPRKFVGLKSEMDQVIQKFESTGDLNVLNDELNLGLSDMDLKGLEKDRIMYVQIKPGDSRFSYEMPTGNEFGAIPGEWVPGGKTKSGTTEAALIGAEKVDHGKSLDGYEKAFENARIIKDK encoded by the coding sequence ATGACCAACGCGGAAGGCGAAGTCGTCTGGTCCGCCCGCTACAAAGCCTACGGCAATCTGGCGCTGCAAGACGTCGAAGACGTACAGAACCCACTGCGCTTCCAGGGCCAATACTACGACGAAGAAACCGGCCTGCATTACAACCGGCGCCGTTATTATGACCCCAGCGCCGCACGGTTCATCAACCAGGACCCAGTTGGGCTGTTGGGGGGAGACAACAACTATCAATATGCGCCGAATCCCACGGGGTGGGTCGATCCGTATGGGTTGACTTGTAAGGAAAACTCTTGGAACCAGTTCCAAAAAGACACTAAGGGACACTTTGCGAACAGTACTGAGGCGGCAAAAAGTTATCAGAAGATGAAGGAAGTTGAAGGTATGCCTAGAGGTAGTAAGCCTGATGATCCAGCTTCTTACCTACCTCAATCCTATATAGATAGTTATAAGCAAAAATTTGCCTCTGAAGGCGGCGCTTTTATAGTGGTTGAAAGCTGGACTATTGGTAGCCGACATTCGACACTCCCTCCAAGAAAGTTTGTAGGATTAAAGTCAGAAATGGATCAGGTTATTCAGAAATTTGAATCAACTGGTGACTTAAATGTTTTAAATGATGAGCTAAATCTCGGACTAAGCGATATGGATTTAAAAGGACTGGAGAAAGATAGAATAATGTATGTGCAAATAAAGCCAGGAGACTCTAGATTTTCTTATGAAATGCCTACAGGGAATGAATTTGGTGCTATTCCTGGTGAATGGGTCCCAGGAGGGAAAACTAAATCAGGAACTACAGAGGCTGCTCTTATTGGTGCAGAGAAAGTTGATCATGGAAAGAGTTTAGATGGATATGAAAAGGCATTTGAAAATGCAAGGATAATTAAAGATAAGTAG
- a CDS encoding RHS repeat domain-containing protein — protein MTNAEGEVVWSARYKAYGNLALKDVEDVQNPLRFQGQYYDEETGLHYNRRRYYDPSAARFINQDPVGLLGGDNNYQYALNPTGWVDPYGLTAKPGDCPKAEAVQPTAESSLPGGQCADVEIFYRAVCDKEWERMQKENNIVPRGVDYFVTQDKSYPLYLMYKSKPKTQKKYDHLIKLEVPAGTRSLLEEHGARAPNQPELSKFSSLPEFTNALSEKEKYIHLKSERGSLNYGLSPETKELFKPIKMTKIDSKKKNMNKLEFKNQIASCSFDDLRDISSPPQEVISSLIDSAIHDRNWGLVARLFYFCRENPKQIYMKYFCDILDNYKEEFHPEAVVDLISDLVEEPINDELLVQATTSLLNYIPYELNGDFNFNINIKCIDCLHWIATLDRPAGRIAKEGLIAAKNINNRVIREEVCDALNMLDEM, from the coding sequence ATGACCAACGCGGAAGGCGAAGTCGTCTGGTCCGCCCGCTACAAAGCTTACGGCAACCTGGCGCTTAAAGACGTCGAAGACGTGCAGAACCCACTGCGCTTCCAGGGCCAATACTACGACGAAGAAACCGGCCTGCATTACAACCGGCGCCGTTATTATGACCCCAGCGCCGCACGGTTCATCAACCAGGACCCTGTCGGACTGTTGGGGGGAGACAACAACTATCAATATGCGCTTAACCCCACGGGATGGGTCGATCCGTATGGGTTGACTGCCAAACCTGGGGATTGTCCTAAGGCTGAAGCAGTGCAACCTACGGCAGAGAGTAGTCTGCCCGGAGGGCAGTGTGCAGATGTCGAAATTTTTTATAGAGCTGTTTGTGATAAAGAGTGGGAAAGAATGCAGAAAGAAAATAATATTGTTCCCCGAGGCGTAGACTACTTTGTTACCCAAGATAAAAGCTATCCTTTATATCTGATGTATAAAAGTAAACCCAAAACACAGAAAAAATACGACCATCTTATTAAATTGGAAGTGCCAGCTGGCACGAGAAGTCTGTTGGAAGAACATGGCGCTCGTGCTCCCAACCAACCTGAGTTAAGCAAATTTTCCAGTTTGCCGGAATTTACTAATGCATTATCTGAAAAAGAAAAATATATTCACCTGAAAAGCGAGAGAGGGAGCTTGAATTATGGCCTGAGCCCAGAAACAAAGGAATTATTTAAACCGATTAAAATGACAAAAATAGACTCCAAGAAAAAAAACATGAACAAACTCGAATTTAAGAATCAGATTGCCAGCTGCTCTTTCGATGATCTAAGAGACATCTCTTCACCTCCACAGGAAGTAATTTCTTCTCTTATTGATAGTGCCATTCACGACAGGAATTGGGGGCTAGTTGCTAGACTCTTTTATTTTTGCAGAGAGAATCCAAAACAAATTTACATGAAATATTTCTGCGATATTTTGGATAATTATAAAGAGGAGTTTCATCCTGAAGCGGTTGTTGATCTGATTTCCGATCTTGTCGAGGAGCCAATAAATGACGAATTATTGGTGCAGGCGACAACTTCTCTTTTGAATTATATTCCATATGAATTAAATGGAGACTTTAATTTTAATATAAATATAAAATGTATTGACTGCCTGCACTGGATAGCAACGCTTGACAGACCGGCAGGAAGGATAGCAAAAGAAGGGTTGATTGCGGCGAAAAATATTAACAATAGAGTTATAAGGGAAGAAGTTTGCGATGCGCTAAATATGCTTGATGAAATGTAG
- a CDS encoding IS5-like element ISHch3 family transposase (programmed frameshift), translating to MDTLWEVPDELWLRIEPILKEDWQPSAKGGRPIGNWRGYLNGIIFRMRSGCQWNQLPRRFGDDATVHRWFQRWSKNGVMEKIWASLLRDCQELEGVDWEWQSADGWLGKKPALGGENVGPNPTDRGKKGTKKSLLVEAEGGPLGLVIAGANVNDHKLLEATLESIVVERPAPTVEARQHLCLDKGYDNVASEDVAARHDYIPHICRIGEEAQPADRHPSGKPRRWVVERTFGWLSKCRALLIRYDKKDSNYLGLLQLACGLLWFRRMWRLQGRQ from the exons CTGGACACTCTATGGGAAGTACCGGACGAGCTATGGCTACGAATCGAACCCATTTTAAAAGAAGACTGGCAACCCAGCGCCAAGGGTGGCCGCCCCATCGGCAACTGGAGGGGCTATTTGAACGGGATTATTTTTCGGATGCGTTCAGGCTGTCAGTGGAACCAGTTGCCCCGCCGATTTGGGGATGACGCCACGGTCCATCGCTGGTTTCAGCGCTGGAGTAAAAACGGCGTGATGGAGAAGATCTGGGCGAGTCTATTGCGAGACTGCCAGGAACTGGAAGGGGTGGACTGGGAATGGCAAAGTGCGGACGGCTGGCTGGGGAA AAAGCCCGCTTTGGGGGGGGAGAATGTGGGGCCGAACCCGACAGACCGAGGCAAGAAGGGAACCAAGAAAAGCCTGCTGGTGGAAGCCGAGGGAGGCCCCTTGGGACTCGTCATCGCCGGAGCCAATGTCAACGACCATAAGCTGCTGGAAGCGACGCTGGAGTCGATTGTGGTAGAGCGTCCGGCTCCAACGGTGGAGGCGCGGCAGCATTTATGCCTGGATAAGGGGTATGACAATGTGGCGAGCGAAGACGTGGCAGCCCGGCATGACTACATACCGCATATCTGCCGAATTGGCGAGGAGGCGCAGCCAGCGGACCGTCATCCAAGTGGAAAGCCCCGGCGTTGGGTAGTGGAGCGCACGTTTGGTTGGCTGTCTAAGTGCCGTGCGTTACTGATTCGCTATGACAAAAAGGACAGCAACTATCTGGGATTGCTGCAATTGGCATGTGGTCTGTTATGGTTTCGGCGGATGTGGCGGCTACAGGGGCGTCAATGA
- a CDS encoding RHS repeat domain-containing protein has translation MLLSEQRNHLNKVYVYEPNSFRPLAFIQDKQVYHYHLDHLGTPQEMTNAEGEVVWSARYKAYGNLALKDVEDVQNPLRFQGQYYDEETGLHYNRHRYYDPSAARFINQDPAGLLGGESNYEYVLNPIEWVDPLGLMAK, from the coding sequence GTGCTGCTCTCGGAACAGCGCAACCACCTCAACAAAGTCTACGTCTACGAACCCAACAGTTTCCGTCCGCTGGCGTTCATCCAGGACAAACAGGTCTACCACTACCATCTGGATCACCTGGGCACGCCGCAGGAAATGACAAACGCGGAAGGCGAAGTCGTCTGGTCCGCCCGCTACAAAGCCTACGGCAACCTGGCGCTGAAAGACGTCGAAGACGTACAGAACCCACTGCGCTTCCAGGGCCAATACTACGACGAAGAAACCGGCCTGCATTACAACCGGCACCGTTATTATGACCCCAGCGCCGCACGGTTCATCAACCAGGACCCTGCAGGGTTACTGGGAGGTGAGAGCAACTACGAATATGTGCTGAATCCCATAGAGTGGGTGGATCCTTTGGGTCTAATGGCTAAGTAA